In a genomic window of Chroicocephalus ridibundus chromosome 14, bChrRid1.1, whole genome shotgun sequence:
- the UNC13D gene encoding protein unc-13 homolog D isoform X1, with protein sequence MDAAGETPAGTLPGEESPEMDLSHRFSKRELALLYEEVLYTIRHRLGKPEHHHVADAEELYAYVQKAFGMDAEEHSIIMQQVKELESPIFCLKATVKEAKGILGKDVSGFSDPYCLLGIEAKSQEPAHHDHKKRMKAVVKDLIPEDQIHRTQVISQTLSPVWDETFILEFEDTETASFHLDMWDSDVVESVRHKLGELTDLHGLKRIFKDARKDKGQDDFLGNVVLRLKDLHCWDDQWYQLEPRTETYPNRGQCHLQFLLTHKKRATTSSRTQPSYTVHRHLLQQLVSYEILQHKAGSIAWDGELSRHASTVLYLHATQKDLSDFHQVMAQWLAYSKLYQSLEFNSNCLLHQITSIEYQWVQERLRPEQKAELAESFQSLLTYGVSLIRRYRIIFPLSVPRSKERLQSLLRVLVQMCKMKAFHELCTLSPDLPQMVSTALKSGTTEWFHMKKQHLKPMVKSMEENGKALSRLLLEVIGDLQQCQKIWNKFFINTLKLNLFSIAYLELEHLVAEHVQEQLREVDSSMSKPTAESLFQLYMNLQELYQMKDFLPKRDGPLALSNFHQWFKEAVPQWLQKAYTIALERAQRAVQMDQLTPFGEHNKHSTSTVDLSTCYAQIVKTWQQLNWPDPEEAFMIMVKLVEDMCKIALMYCRLIKERAEALSLRERNEGEAANRLCIVVNNIKQLRLLVLKLPSQLDWEQLEQRTGAVIDRQQIQHTLHHQLDSAVSCLDHEVRDVVQALATKLEKGIARHIQELSSSNDTREPEDSIIPLMKFLESELQYLNEHLVHENFKSLLALLWHHTLAVLSAAAGQQVPSAQRYRKLHCALKSLELCFYAEGCGLPLETLHTAAFLSLDTHLALCSTTSRKLIQKYFSNRIQQQRDTSSEKYGAVTIKAAYRPSEQKLRVEVLNAVNLIPLDSNGSSDPFVQLTLEPRHEFPEVVARTTQCKRNELHPLFDEAFDFLIPPEKCRQEGACLLLTVFDYDTLGANDLEGEAFFPLCHLPGLDDDEDQADAGRVPQTRLPLTHPKPTDEILQLLESRKGDKEAQAFVKLRKQRAKQSKETE encoded by the exons ATGGATGCTGCCGGCGAGACCCCCGCGGGGACCCTCCCCGGGGAGGAGAGCCCCGAG aTGGATCTGTCCCACCGGTTCTCCAAGAGAGAG CTGGCCCTGCTCTACGAGGAGGTCCTCTACACCATCCGGCATCGCCTGGGCAAGCCTGAGCATCACCACGTCGCGGATGCTGAGGAGCTCTATGCCTACGTGCAAAAG GCTTTCGGGATGGATGCGGAGGAGCACAGCATCATCATGCAGCAGGTCAAGGAACTGGAG aGCCCAATTTTCTGCCTGAAAGCAACTGTGAAGGAAGCCAAGGGGATTCTGGGTAAAGACGTCAGTG GGTTCAGCGACCCGTACTGCCTGCTGGGCATCGAGGCCAAGAGCCAGGAACCGGCCCACCATGACCACAAGAAGCGGATGAAGGCTGTGGTCAAAGACCTCATCCCAGAAGACCAGATCCATCGCACACAAGTCATAAGCCAGACCCTCAGCCCAGTGTGGGACGAGACGTTTATCCT GGAGTTTGAAGACACGGAGACAGCCAGCTTCCACCTGGACATGTG GGACTCGGACGTGGTGGAGTCGGTGCGGCACAAGCTGGGGGAGCTGACGGACCTCCACGGCCTCAAACG GATCTTTAAAGATGCTCGCAAAGACAAAGGGCAGGATGATTTCCTGGGGAACGTGGTCCTTCGCCTGAAG GACCTGCACTGCTGGGATGACCAGTGGTACCAGCTGGAGCCGCGGACGGAGACGTACCCAAACCGGGGACAGTGTCACCTGCAGTTCCTGCTGACTCACAAGAAG AGGGCCACCACGAGCAGCCGGACACAGCCGAGCTACACTGTCCATcgccacctcctgcagcagctggtgtcCTACGAGATCCTTCAACACAAG GCCGGCAGCATCGCCTGGGACGGGGAGCTGAGCCGGCATGCCAGCACCGTGCTCTACCTGCACGCCACGCAGAAGGATCTCTCCGACTTCCACCAGGTCATGGC gcagtgGCTGGCGTACAGCAAGCTCTACCAGAGCCTTGAGTTCAACAGCAACTGCCTGCTCCACCAGATCACCAGCATCGAGTACCAGTGGGTGCAGGAGCGCCTGAGGCCAGAGCAG aaaGCAGAGCTGGCCGAGTCCTTCCAGTCCTTGCTGACTTATGGAGTCTCCCTCATCCGGAGGTACCGCatcattttccctctctctgtcccgAGGTCCAAGGAGAGGCTCCAGTCCCTGCTGCG AGTCCTGGTCCAGATGTGCAAAATGAAGGCTTTCCACGAGCTGTGCACGCTCAGCCCTGACCTCCCCCAGATGGTCTCCACGGCGCTGAAG TCAGGCACGACGGAGTGGTTTCACATGAAGAAGCAGCACCTCAAGCCCATGGTGAAG AGCATGGAGGAGAACGGCAAAGCCTTGTCCAGACTTCTCCTGGAGGTGATAGGAGATCTCCAGCAGTGCCAGAAAATCTGGAATAAATTCTTCATCAA CACCTTGAAGCTGAATCTCTTCTCCATCGCCTACCTGGAGCTGGAGCACCTG GTCGCGGAGCACGTCCAGGAGCAGCTGCGTGAGGTCGACAGCAGTATGTCCAAGCCCACAGCTGAGAGCCTTTTCCAGCTCTACATGAACCTGCAGGAGCTCTATCAGATGAAGGACTTCCTCCCAAAGAG GGATGGACCTCTGGCTCTGAGCAATTTCCACCAGTGGTTCAAGGAAGCTGTGCCCCAGTGGCTGCAGAAGGCCTACACCATCGCTCTAGAGAGGGCACAGAGAGCCGTCCAGATGGACCAG ctgACGCCCTTCGGGGAGCACAACAAGCACAGCACGTCCACTGTCGACCTGTCCACCTGCTACGCCCAGATCGTGAAGACCTGGCAGCAGCTCAACTGGCCGGACCCCGAGGAAGCCTTCATGATCATGGTGAAGCTCGTGGAG GACATGTGCAAAATCGCCCTGATGTACTGCCGGCTCATCAAGGAGAGGGCTGAGGCTCTGTCACTGCGCGAGCGGAACGAGGGCGAAGCGGCCAACAGG CTCTGCATCGTGGTGAACAACATCAAGCAGCTGCGGCTGCTGGTCCTGAAGCTGCCGTCGCAGCTGGactgggagcagctggagcagcgcACCGGGGCCGTCATCGACCGGCAGCAGATCCAGCACACGCTACACCACCAGCTCGACAGCGCTGTCTCCTGCCTGGATCACGAGGTCCGGGATGTGGTACAAGCCCTGGCTACCAAG CTGGAAAAGGGCATCGCCAGACACATCCAGGAGCTCTCATCTTCCAATGACACCCGGGAGCCTGAGGAC TCCATCATCCCACTCATGAAGTTTCTGGAGTCGGAGCTGCAGTATCTCAACGAGCATCTGGTTCACGAGAACTTCAAAAG CCTCCTCGCTCTCCTCTGGCATCACACCTTGGCCGTGCTGtcggcagccgcggggcagcaggTCCCCTCTGCCCAGCGCTACAGGAAGCTGCACTGTGCCCTGAAG AGCCTGGAGCTGTGCTTCTACGCCGAGGGCTGCGGGCTGCCGCTGGAGACCCTCCACACTGCAGCCTTCCTG tcgcTGGACACCCACCTGGCCCTCTGCTCCACCACCAGCCGCAAACTCATCCAGAAATACTTCAGCAACAGGATCCAGCAGCAG CGGGACACCAGCTCGGAGAAGTACGGGGCCGTGACGATCAAAGCAGCGTACCGCCCTTCGGAGCAGAAACTCCGCGTGGAAGTGCTCAACGCCGTCAACCTCATCCCGCTGGACTCCAAcg GATCGAGCGACCCCTTTGTCCAGCTCACCCTGGAGCCCCGGCACGAGTTCCCCGAGGTGGTGGCCCGGACCACCCAGTGCAAGAGGAACGAGCTGCACCCCCTCTTCGACGAAGCCTTTGACTT CTTGATCCCCCCCGAGAAGTGCCGGCAGGAGGGGGCCTGCCTGCTGCTGACCGTGTTCGACTACGACACGCTGGGGGCCAACGACCTGGAGGGCGAAGCCTTCTTCCCCCTCTGCCACCTGCCCGGCCTCGATGACGACGAGGACCAGGCTGACGCGGGACGAGTGCCCCAGACCCGCCtccccctcacccaccccaaacccaccg ATGAgatcctccagctgctggagtcCAGGAAGGGGGACAAAGAGGCTCAGGCCTTCGTTAAGCTCCGCAAGCAACGAGCCAAGCAGTCCAAGGAGACAGAGTGA
- the UNC13D gene encoding protein unc-13 homolog D isoform X2, with the protein MDLSHRFSKRELALLYEEVLYTIRHRLGKPEHHHVADAEELYAYVQKAFGMDAEEHSIIMQQVKELESPIFCLKATVKEAKGILGKDVSGFSDPYCLLGIEAKSQEPAHHDHKKRMKAVVKDLIPEDQIHRTQVISQTLSPVWDETFILEFEDTETASFHLDMWDSDVVESVRHKLGELTDLHGLKRIFKDARKDKGQDDFLGNVVLRLKDLHCWDDQWYQLEPRTETYPNRGQCHLQFLLTHKKRATTSSRTQPSYTVHRHLLQQLVSYEILQHKAGSIAWDGELSRHASTVLYLHATQKDLSDFHQVMAQWLAYSKLYQSLEFNSNCLLHQITSIEYQWVQERLRPEQKAELAESFQSLLTYGVSLIRRYRIIFPLSVPRSKERLQSLLRVLVQMCKMKAFHELCTLSPDLPQMVSTALKSGTTEWFHMKKQHLKPMVKSMEENGKALSRLLLEVIGDLQQCQKIWNKFFINTLKLNLFSIAYLELEHLVAEHVQEQLREVDSSMSKPTAESLFQLYMNLQELYQMKDFLPKRDGPLALSNFHQWFKEAVPQWLQKAYTIALERAQRAVQMDQLTPFGEHNKHSTSTVDLSTCYAQIVKTWQQLNWPDPEEAFMIMVKLVEDMCKIALMYCRLIKERAEALSLRERNEGEAANRLCIVVNNIKQLRLLVLKLPSQLDWEQLEQRTGAVIDRQQIQHTLHHQLDSAVSCLDHEVRDVVQALATKLEKGIARHIQELSSSNDTREPEDSIIPLMKFLESELQYLNEHLVHENFKSLLALLWHHTLAVLSAAAGQQVPSAQRYRKLHCALKSLELCFYAEGCGLPLETLHTAAFLSLDTHLALCSTTSRKLIQKYFSNRIQQQRDTSSEKYGAVTIKAAYRPSEQKLRVEVLNAVNLIPLDSNGSSDPFVQLTLEPRHEFPEVVARTTQCKRNELHPLFDEAFDFLIPPEKCRQEGACLLLTVFDYDTLGANDLEGEAFFPLCHLPGLDDDEDQADAGRVPQTRLPLTHPKPTDEILQLLESRKGDKEAQAFVKLRKQRAKQSKETE; encoded by the exons aTGGATCTGTCCCACCGGTTCTCCAAGAGAGAG CTGGCCCTGCTCTACGAGGAGGTCCTCTACACCATCCGGCATCGCCTGGGCAAGCCTGAGCATCACCACGTCGCGGATGCTGAGGAGCTCTATGCCTACGTGCAAAAG GCTTTCGGGATGGATGCGGAGGAGCACAGCATCATCATGCAGCAGGTCAAGGAACTGGAG aGCCCAATTTTCTGCCTGAAAGCAACTGTGAAGGAAGCCAAGGGGATTCTGGGTAAAGACGTCAGTG GGTTCAGCGACCCGTACTGCCTGCTGGGCATCGAGGCCAAGAGCCAGGAACCGGCCCACCATGACCACAAGAAGCGGATGAAGGCTGTGGTCAAAGACCTCATCCCAGAAGACCAGATCCATCGCACACAAGTCATAAGCCAGACCCTCAGCCCAGTGTGGGACGAGACGTTTATCCT GGAGTTTGAAGACACGGAGACAGCCAGCTTCCACCTGGACATGTG GGACTCGGACGTGGTGGAGTCGGTGCGGCACAAGCTGGGGGAGCTGACGGACCTCCACGGCCTCAAACG GATCTTTAAAGATGCTCGCAAAGACAAAGGGCAGGATGATTTCCTGGGGAACGTGGTCCTTCGCCTGAAG GACCTGCACTGCTGGGATGACCAGTGGTACCAGCTGGAGCCGCGGACGGAGACGTACCCAAACCGGGGACAGTGTCACCTGCAGTTCCTGCTGACTCACAAGAAG AGGGCCACCACGAGCAGCCGGACACAGCCGAGCTACACTGTCCATcgccacctcctgcagcagctggtgtcCTACGAGATCCTTCAACACAAG GCCGGCAGCATCGCCTGGGACGGGGAGCTGAGCCGGCATGCCAGCACCGTGCTCTACCTGCACGCCACGCAGAAGGATCTCTCCGACTTCCACCAGGTCATGGC gcagtgGCTGGCGTACAGCAAGCTCTACCAGAGCCTTGAGTTCAACAGCAACTGCCTGCTCCACCAGATCACCAGCATCGAGTACCAGTGGGTGCAGGAGCGCCTGAGGCCAGAGCAG aaaGCAGAGCTGGCCGAGTCCTTCCAGTCCTTGCTGACTTATGGAGTCTCCCTCATCCGGAGGTACCGCatcattttccctctctctgtcccgAGGTCCAAGGAGAGGCTCCAGTCCCTGCTGCG AGTCCTGGTCCAGATGTGCAAAATGAAGGCTTTCCACGAGCTGTGCACGCTCAGCCCTGACCTCCCCCAGATGGTCTCCACGGCGCTGAAG TCAGGCACGACGGAGTGGTTTCACATGAAGAAGCAGCACCTCAAGCCCATGGTGAAG AGCATGGAGGAGAACGGCAAAGCCTTGTCCAGACTTCTCCTGGAGGTGATAGGAGATCTCCAGCAGTGCCAGAAAATCTGGAATAAATTCTTCATCAA CACCTTGAAGCTGAATCTCTTCTCCATCGCCTACCTGGAGCTGGAGCACCTG GTCGCGGAGCACGTCCAGGAGCAGCTGCGTGAGGTCGACAGCAGTATGTCCAAGCCCACAGCTGAGAGCCTTTTCCAGCTCTACATGAACCTGCAGGAGCTCTATCAGATGAAGGACTTCCTCCCAAAGAG GGATGGACCTCTGGCTCTGAGCAATTTCCACCAGTGGTTCAAGGAAGCTGTGCCCCAGTGGCTGCAGAAGGCCTACACCATCGCTCTAGAGAGGGCACAGAGAGCCGTCCAGATGGACCAG ctgACGCCCTTCGGGGAGCACAACAAGCACAGCACGTCCACTGTCGACCTGTCCACCTGCTACGCCCAGATCGTGAAGACCTGGCAGCAGCTCAACTGGCCGGACCCCGAGGAAGCCTTCATGATCATGGTGAAGCTCGTGGAG GACATGTGCAAAATCGCCCTGATGTACTGCCGGCTCATCAAGGAGAGGGCTGAGGCTCTGTCACTGCGCGAGCGGAACGAGGGCGAAGCGGCCAACAGG CTCTGCATCGTGGTGAACAACATCAAGCAGCTGCGGCTGCTGGTCCTGAAGCTGCCGTCGCAGCTGGactgggagcagctggagcagcgcACCGGGGCCGTCATCGACCGGCAGCAGATCCAGCACACGCTACACCACCAGCTCGACAGCGCTGTCTCCTGCCTGGATCACGAGGTCCGGGATGTGGTACAAGCCCTGGCTACCAAG CTGGAAAAGGGCATCGCCAGACACATCCAGGAGCTCTCATCTTCCAATGACACCCGGGAGCCTGAGGAC TCCATCATCCCACTCATGAAGTTTCTGGAGTCGGAGCTGCAGTATCTCAACGAGCATCTGGTTCACGAGAACTTCAAAAG CCTCCTCGCTCTCCTCTGGCATCACACCTTGGCCGTGCTGtcggcagccgcggggcagcaggTCCCCTCTGCCCAGCGCTACAGGAAGCTGCACTGTGCCCTGAAG AGCCTGGAGCTGTGCTTCTACGCCGAGGGCTGCGGGCTGCCGCTGGAGACCCTCCACACTGCAGCCTTCCTG tcgcTGGACACCCACCTGGCCCTCTGCTCCACCACCAGCCGCAAACTCATCCAGAAATACTTCAGCAACAGGATCCAGCAGCAG CGGGACACCAGCTCGGAGAAGTACGGGGCCGTGACGATCAAAGCAGCGTACCGCCCTTCGGAGCAGAAACTCCGCGTGGAAGTGCTCAACGCCGTCAACCTCATCCCGCTGGACTCCAAcg GATCGAGCGACCCCTTTGTCCAGCTCACCCTGGAGCCCCGGCACGAGTTCCCCGAGGTGGTGGCCCGGACCACCCAGTGCAAGAGGAACGAGCTGCACCCCCTCTTCGACGAAGCCTTTGACTT CTTGATCCCCCCCGAGAAGTGCCGGCAGGAGGGGGCCTGCCTGCTGCTGACCGTGTTCGACTACGACACGCTGGGGGCCAACGACCTGGAGGGCGAAGCCTTCTTCCCCCTCTGCCACCTGCCCGGCCTCGATGACGACGAGGACCAGGCTGACGCGGGACGAGTGCCCCAGACCCGCCtccccctcacccaccccaaacccaccg ATGAgatcctccagctgctggagtcCAGGAAGGGGGACAAAGAGGCTCAGGCCTTCGTTAAGCTCCGCAAGCAACGAGCCAAGCAGTCCAAGGAGACAGAGTGA